In Marinicella rhabdoformis, one genomic interval encodes:
- the lptE gene encoding LPS assembly lipoprotein LptE encodes MKKSVGLVLLVCILISACGYHLKKAVPLSDALKQSYLQLETSSPLYRPLSMALGNQGVQLFEDVNDAKSRIIVHENRLEKVVQSIGVNNRVQEYRLDYKLIFSVIEFDNTVVDRQLLTISRDYSFDIEQITGGQAEENILREQMYQDMADMIIRRLPTQNNLHKSGQD; translated from the coding sequence ATGAAAAAGTCAGTTGGATTGGTTTTGTTGGTGTGCATTTTGATATCGGCCTGTGGTTATCATTTGAAAAAAGCAGTGCCTTTGTCTGATGCGCTGAAGCAAAGTTATTTGCAACTGGAAACCAGCTCTCCTTTATACCGTCCATTGAGTATGGCGCTGGGTAATCAAGGTGTGCAGCTTTTTGAAGATGTTAATGATGCCAAATCGCGCATTATTGTGCATGAAAACAGACTTGAAAAAGTAGTTCAATCTATAGGTGTCAACAATCGAGTGCAAGAATACCGATTAGATTATAAGCTGATTTTTTCTGTTATTGAATTCGATAACACGGTGGTTGACAGGCAATTATTGACCATTTCTCGTGATTACTCTTTTGATATTGAGCAAATCACTGGCGGCCAAGCAGAGGAAAACATCCTTAGGGAGCAAATGTATCAGGACATGGCCGACATGATCATCAGAAGGCTGCCGACACAAAATAACTTACATAAATCAGGCCAAGACTAA
- the leuS gene encoding leucine--tRNA ligase, translating to MSSEHTPAYNPQQVELSAQQLWNENKSFEVQPDENKEKYYCLSMFPYPSGKLHMGHVRNYTLSEIIARYQKMQGKNVLHPIGYDAFGLPAENAAIKNQTAPAAWTYANMDEMSEQLKRLGFAYDWSRQLATCQPEYYRWEQWMFVKLMKEGLVYRKDAVVNWDPVDQTVLANEQVIDGKGWRSGADVIRKTIPQWFLKITDYAEELLSSLDNMPGWPDSVKTMQKNWIGKSKGLELDFDVENFGKVSIYTTRPDTLYGVSYMAVAPEHPLALQAAENNAALKSFLKQCGKEQSNEAAMATMEKKGMYSGFDAVHPLTGEKVPVWVANFVLMTYGTGAVMAVPAHDQRDYEFAKKYHLPINQVIDCEGDLSQAALLEKGPLIESGEFNGMDFQTAFDAMAKHFESNGTGRVQVNFRLRDWGVSRQRYWGCPIPVIYCDDCGAVPVPEDQLPVVLPEDVTFDETGGSPIKKDPGFYQTTCPTCGKDATRETDTFDTFMESSWYYARYTCPDFNQGMLSEEADHWLPVDQYIGGIEHAILHLLYARFYHKVLRDQGLVKSDEPFKNVLTQGMVLKDGAKMSKSKGNTVDPQALIDQYGADTVRLFSMFAAPPEQSLEWADEGVEGASRYLNRVWNQVHGFIEKAGIAPLEIPQTLTKEQKALRLKVHQTIEKVTADVGERQTFNTAIAAMMELTNALQKHGDDTAESLAVLQEGWTSLVMMLSPFAPHMTQALWQTLGQDGLLCDASWPKVDQAALVQDEVNMAVQVNGKLRATISVATDMSKEDIEALALADEKVQKFMEGKAPKKVIVVPKKIVNVVI from the coding sequence ATGAGTTCAGAACATACCCCCGCATACAATCCGCAGCAAGTTGAATTATCAGCCCAACAACTTTGGAATGAGAACAAATCTTTTGAAGTTCAACCTGACGAAAACAAAGAAAAGTACTATTGTTTAAGCATGTTTCCTTACCCCAGTGGCAAGTTGCATATGGGGCACGTGCGTAATTACACATTGAGTGAGATTATTGCGCGATATCAGAAGATGCAAGGAAAGAATGTGTTACACCCAATTGGTTATGATGCTTTTGGCCTGCCTGCTGAAAACGCGGCCATCAAAAATCAAACCGCACCTGCTGCTTGGACTTATGCCAATATGGATGAAATGAGCGAGCAATTAAAACGGTTGGGATTTGCTTACGATTGGTCGCGTCAATTGGCGACGTGTCAGCCTGAATATTATCGCTGGGAACAGTGGATGTTCGTTAAGCTGATGAAGGAAGGCTTGGTGTATCGCAAAGACGCAGTAGTCAACTGGGATCCAGTTGACCAAACGGTATTAGCCAACGAACAGGTGATTGACGGTAAAGGTTGGCGCTCGGGTGCTGATGTGATTCGTAAAACCATTCCGCAATGGTTTTTGAAAATCACAGATTATGCTGAAGAGTTGTTGAGTTCTTTGGATAACATGCCAGGCTGGCCTGATTCAGTTAAAACCATGCAAAAAAATTGGATTGGTAAATCCAAAGGTTTGGAACTCGATTTTGACGTTGAAAATTTTGGTAAGGTGAGTATTTATACCACACGCCCAGATACATTATATGGTGTGTCGTATATGGCAGTTGCGCCTGAACATCCTTTGGCACTGCAAGCAGCTGAAAACAATGCAGCGTTGAAATCATTTTTGAAACAATGCGGTAAAGAGCAAAGTAACGAAGCAGCCATGGCAACCATGGAAAAGAAAGGCATGTATTCAGGCTTTGATGCGGTACATCCTTTGACGGGTGAAAAAGTGCCTGTTTGGGTGGCGAATTTTGTTTTGATGACCTATGGAACCGGTGCCGTGATGGCCGTTCCTGCTCATGATCAACGTGATTACGAGTTTGCAAAAAAATATCATTTGCCCATCAATCAAGTGATTGACTGTGAAGGTGATTTATCACAAGCAGCCTTGTTAGAAAAGGGCCCATTGATTGAATCAGGTGAGTTCAATGGTATGGATTTTCAAACAGCATTTGATGCCATGGCGAAGCACTTTGAATCCAATGGAACAGGTCGAGTTCAAGTGAACTTCCGCTTGCGTGATTGGGGCGTGTCTCGCCAGCGTTATTGGGGCTGTCCTATTCCAGTGATTTATTGTGATGACTGTGGTGCGGTACCCGTGCCTGAAGATCAATTGCCGGTGGTTTTACCTGAAGATGTGACTTTTGATGAAACCGGTGGTTCACCCATCAAGAAAGACCCAGGTTTTTATCAAACCACCTGTCCAACATGCGGTAAAGATGCAACACGTGAGACAGATACATTTGATACGTTCATGGAATCGTCTTGGTATTATGCACGCTATACCTGCCCTGACTTCAATCAAGGCATGTTGTCAGAAGAAGCGGATCATTGGTTGCCCGTGGATCAATATATTGGTGGTATTGAACATGCCATTTTACATTTGTTGTATGCCCGTTTTTATCACAAGGTGTTGCGTGACCAAGGTTTGGTCAAATCTGATGAGCCGTTTAAGAATGTTTTGACCCAAGGTATGGTGCTTAAAGACGGTGCCAAAATGTCTAAGTCAAAAGGTAATACAGTTGACCCACAAGCATTGATTGATCAGTACGGTGCCGACACGGTGCGTTTGTTCTCGATGTTTGCTGCGCCTCCTGAGCAATCTTTAGAATGGGCCGATGAGGGTGTGGAGGGTGCGTCACGATACCTTAATCGTGTTTGGAACCAAGTCCACGGCTTCATTGAAAAAGCGGGCATCGCACCATTGGAGATACCGCAAACCTTGACCAAAGAGCAAAAAGCATTGCGTTTAAAAGTTCACCAAACCATTGAAAAAGTGACCGCAGACGTGGGTGAGCGTCAAACATTTAATACGGCCATTGCCGCGATGATGGAATTAACCAATGCTTTGCAAAAGCACGGTGATGATACGGCTGAAAGCTTGGCTGTGTTACAAGAAGGTTGGACTTCATTGGTGATGATGCTGAGTCCATTTGCCCCTCATATGACACAAGCATTGTGGCAAACATTGGGACAAGATGGGCTGTTATGCGATGCCTCATGGCCAAAGGTTGACCAAGCGGCTTTGGTTCAAGATGAAGTGAATATGGCAGTGCAGGTGAATGGTAAATTACGCGCAACCATCTCTGTAGCGACTGACATGTCAAAAGAAGACATTGAAGCGCTTGCATTGGCTGATGAGAAAGTACAAAAATTTATGGAAGGTAAGGCGCCGAAGAAAGTCATCGTGGTGCCTAAGAAAATTGTCAATGTGGTGATTTAA
- the holA gene encoding DNA polymerase III subunit delta, which produces MRLYANQLNRHLSGDLLSCYLVVGDEPLQLQEACDSIKKKAQSQGFTERELHQVDKSFKWYQLSDSAGNMSLFASKRLIELHLPTGKPGTAGSKALVEFVGNMPVDVMLLIRCDEWTASNDKTKWVKTLSERGAFLRVFQPKANELPAWIQGRCQQIGLNVDRDAIALLSMRLEGNLLAAAQELEKLKMRFADAQISGQDVAGLVADNARFDVFRLTDNLLEGHVLKAIRVLRSLKKNDLSPVVIHWALERESRMLCDLAAIRAKNHNVSAADYRRHGIWQNRQAVIQQCLNRFAPLHFEKQLSQLAHIDAIIKGRAAGDAWQALERWLADFVTA; this is translated from the coding sequence ATGCGCTTGTATGCTAATCAGTTAAACAGACATTTGTCAGGCGATTTATTGAGCTGCTACTTGGTTGTTGGTGACGAGCCTTTGCAGTTGCAAGAAGCCTGTGATTCGATCAAGAAAAAAGCGCAGTCACAAGGCTTTACTGAGCGTGAATTGCATCAAGTTGACAAGTCTTTTAAGTGGTATCAATTAAGTGACAGTGCAGGCAATATGTCATTGTTTGCTAGCAAGCGTTTGATTGAATTGCATTTACCCACAGGAAAGCCAGGAACGGCGGGATCAAAAGCGCTGGTTGAGTTTGTTGGTAACATGCCAGTTGATGTCATGCTGTTGATTCGTTGTGATGAATGGACTGCCAGTAATGACAAAACCAAGTGGGTCAAAACGTTGTCTGAAAGGGGCGCCTTTTTGCGGGTGTTTCAGCCCAAAGCCAATGAATTGCCTGCTTGGATTCAAGGTCGCTGTCAGCAAATAGGGCTTAATGTGGACAGAGATGCGATTGCTTTGTTGAGCATGCGCTTGGAAGGCAATTTATTGGCCGCTGCTCAGGAATTAGAGAAGCTTAAAATGCGTTTTGCTGATGCGCAAATCAGTGGTCAAGACGTGGCTGGGTTAGTTGCGGACAATGCCCGCTTTGACGTTTTTCGCTTGACTGATAATTTACTTGAAGGTCATGTATTGAAAGCCATTCGAGTGTTGCGTTCTTTAAAGAAAAATGACCTGTCTCCTGTAGTGATTCATTGGGCATTGGAAAGAGAATCTCGCATGTTGTGCGATTTGGCTGCCATTCGTGCCAAAAACCACAATGTCAGTGCAGCAGATTATAGGCGTCACGGAATTTGGCAGAACCGCCAGGCGGTGATTCAACAATGTTTGAACCGCTTTGCACCGCTTCATTTTGAAAAGCAGTTGTCTCAGTTGGCGCATATTGATGCCATCATCAAAGGTCGAGCTGCAGGTGATGCTTGGCAAGCATTAGAGCGCTGGTTGGCTGATTTTGTAACGGCCTGA